Proteins encoded by one window of Dryocola sp. LX212:
- a CDS encoding sugar kinase, producing the protein MQNELDVITIGEAMAMFVAAETGDLAAAEKFVKRAAGAELNVATGLARLGLKVGWVSRVGNDSFGRYVLQQLAKEHIDDRGVTTDERYTTGFQLKSKVEDGTDPIVEYFRKGSAASHLSVEDFNEAYFFSARHLHLSGVAAALSDSSLELLNHTAKAMKAKGKTISFDPNLRPVLWKSEAEMVQQLNQLALQADWVLPGVKEGVILTGQKTPEGIADFYLDKGVKTVVLKTGADGAWFKTASGEKGAVAAVKVDNVVDTVGAGDGFAVGVISALLEGKTLSQAVSRGNKIGSLAIQVIGDSEGLPTRSALGE; encoded by the coding sequence ATGCAGAACGAACTTGATGTCATCACCATTGGCGAGGCGATGGCGATGTTTGTCGCCGCCGAGACCGGTGATTTAGCCGCCGCTGAGAAGTTTGTTAAGCGCGCCGCCGGGGCCGAACTCAATGTTGCCACCGGGCTGGCCCGTCTGGGGCTGAAGGTGGGCTGGGTAAGCCGCGTGGGCAACGACTCATTCGGACGATACGTGCTCCAGCAGCTCGCTAAAGAACATATCGACGACCGTGGCGTAACCACCGACGAGCGCTATACCACGGGCTTTCAGTTGAAATCGAAAGTCGAAGATGGAACCGATCCCATCGTGGAGTACTTCCGCAAAGGCTCTGCCGCCAGCCACCTGTCGGTAGAGGATTTTAACGAAGCATATTTCTTCAGCGCCCGCCACCTGCACCTGAGCGGCGTGGCGGCAGCCCTGTCGGATTCGTCACTGGAGCTGCTGAACCACACGGCTAAAGCGATGAAGGCTAAAGGCAAAACCATCTCTTTCGACCCGAACCTGCGCCCGGTGCTGTGGAAAAGCGAAGCGGAGATGGTGCAGCAGCTTAATCAGCTGGCGCTGCAGGCGGACTGGGTGCTGCCCGGCGTAAAAGAGGGCGTCATTCTTACCGGGCAGAAAACCCCGGAGGGCATTGCGGATTTCTATCTCGATAAGGGCGTAAAAACCGTGGTGCTGAAAACCGGCGCTGACGGAGCCTGGTTCAAAACTGCTTCCGGTGAAAAAGGCGCAGTCGCGGCGGTAAAAGTCGATAACGTCGTCGATACGGTGGGCGCGGGCGATGGTTTTGCCGTCGGCGTCATCAGTGCCCTGCTGGAAGGAAAAACGTTATCTCAGGCCGTCAGCCGCGGAAACAAAATCGGCTCCCTGGCTATTCAGGTCATCGGCGACAGCGAAGGGTTACCCACCCGTAGCGCGCTGGGCGAATAA
- a CDS encoding MFS transporter, whose translation MKTKTIAAKRWWYIMPIVFITYSLAYLDRANFSFASAAGINDDLGITKGISSLLGALFFLGYFFFQIPGAMYAERRSVRKLIFVCLILWGGCASLTGMVSNIPMLAAIRFVLGVVEAAVMPAMLIYISNWFTKSERSRANTFLILGNPVTVLWMSVVSGYLIQAFGWREMFIFEGIPAVIWAFAWWVLVKDKPAQVGWLSDDEKSALQAQLQKEQEGIKAVRNYGEAFRSRNVVLLCMQYFCWSIGVYGFVLWLPSIIRGAGTAGMGMVEVGWLSSVPYLAATIAMIAISWASDKMQNRKLFVWPLLLIGALAFLGSWLVGANHFWVSYTLLVIAGAAMYAPYGPFFAIIPEMLPRNVAGGAMALINSMGALGSFVGSWLVGYLNGVTGSPSASYIFMGVALLASVWLTLIVKPATNQQLPVGARHA comes from the coding sequence ATGAAAACCAAGACAATCGCAGCAAAACGCTGGTGGTATATCATGCCGATCGTGTTTATCACGTACAGCCTGGCCTACCTCGACCGCGCCAACTTCAGCTTTGCCTCCGCCGCCGGGATCAACGACGATCTGGGTATCACCAAGGGGATCTCCTCCCTGCTGGGGGCGCTGTTCTTCCTCGGCTACTTCTTCTTCCAGATCCCCGGCGCGATGTACGCCGAACGCCGCAGCGTGCGCAAGCTTATCTTCGTCTGCCTGATTTTATGGGGCGGCTGCGCGTCGCTGACCGGTATGGTAAGCAATATCCCGATGCTTGCCGCGATCCGCTTTGTGCTGGGCGTAGTGGAAGCGGCGGTGATGCCCGCAATGCTTATCTATATCAGCAACTGGTTCACTAAATCCGAACGTTCGCGCGCCAACACCTTCCTGATCCTCGGCAACCCGGTCACGGTACTGTGGATGTCCGTGGTGTCCGGATACCTGATTCAGGCATTCGGCTGGCGCGAAATGTTTATCTTCGAGGGCATTCCGGCAGTGATCTGGGCCTTTGCCTGGTGGGTGCTGGTCAAAGACAAGCCTGCGCAGGTTGGCTGGCTCTCCGACGATGAAAAATCCGCATTGCAGGCCCAGCTGCAAAAAGAGCAGGAAGGCATTAAGGCAGTGCGCAACTACGGCGAGGCGTTCCGTTCGCGCAACGTTGTGCTGCTCTGCATGCAGTATTTCTGCTGGAGCATCGGCGTGTACGGCTTCGTGCTCTGGCTGCCGTCCATTATCCGCGGGGCAGGTACGGCGGGGATGGGTATGGTGGAAGTAGGCTGGCTCTCTTCCGTCCCTTACCTGGCGGCGACGATCGCGATGATTGCCATCTCCTGGGCGTCGGACAAAATGCAGAACCGCAAGCTCTTCGTGTGGCCGCTGCTGCTGATTGGCGCGCTGGCGTTCCTGGGATCGTGGCTGGTTGGCGCTAACCATTTCTGGGTTTCCTATACCCTGCTGGTGATTGCCGGGGCGGCGATGTACGCCCCGTATGGCCCGTTCTTCGCCATCATCCCTGAGATGCTGCCAAGAAACGTGGCGGGCGGCGCGATGGCATTGATCAACAGCATGGGCGCGCTCGGCTCGTTCGTCGGCTCCTGGCTTGTGGGCTATCTGAACGGCGTTACCGGCAGCCCGTCCGCGTCCTACATTTTTATGGGGGTGGCGCTGCTCGCCTCCGTGTGGCTAACTCTGATAGTGAAACCGGCAACGAACCAACAGCTTCCGGTCGGCGCTCGCCACGCATAG
- the tag gene encoding DNA-3-methyladenine glycosylase I, with amino-acid sequence MQRCGWVTQDPLYLEYHDKEWGVPVTEGHKLFEMICLEGQQAGLSWITVLKKRENYRRCFKDFDPLAVALFTQEDVDRLVLDAGIIRHRGKIEAIINNAKAFLAMEASGEKFPEFVWSFVDNKPQVTQAATFAEITSTTPASDALSKALKKRGFKFVGSTICYSFMQACGLVNDHVTTCFCHPDNQK; translated from the coding sequence ATGCAGCGTTGTGGATGGGTCACCCAGGACCCGCTTTACCTTGAATATCACGATAAAGAGTGGGGCGTGCCGGTTACCGAGGGGCATAAATTATTTGAGATGATCTGCCTGGAAGGCCAGCAGGCGGGACTGTCCTGGATAACCGTGCTGAAGAAGCGCGAAAATTACCGCCGCTGCTTTAAAGATTTCGATCCCCTCGCTGTGGCGCTGTTCACGCAGGAGGACGTCGACAGGCTGGTGCTGGACGCCGGCATTATTCGCCACCGAGGGAAAATCGAGGCAATCATCAATAACGCTAAAGCGTTTCTGGCGATGGAAGCCAGCGGTGAAAAATTCCCGGAGTTTGTCTGGTCGTTTGTGGATAACAAACCGCAGGTCACCCAAGCCGCCACGTTTGCGGAAATCACCAGCACAACTCCCGCATCAGACGCCCTGTCTAAGGCGTTAAAAAAACGCGGCTTCAAGTTCGTTGGCTCCACGATTTGCTACTCGTTTATGCAGGCGTGCGGGCTGGTGAATGACCATGTGACCACCTGCTTCTGCCACCCTGACAATCAAAAATGA
- a CDS encoding N-acetyltransferase — MIRRLREGEMDELIALWLASTIHAHPFIAESYWRESESIVRNVYIPQSLTWVDEQHGKIVGFASVIDSRFLGALFVDETFYGLGIGKSLIEHTKASFPALSLEVYQKNQQAVHFYHRRGFRIEESAWQSETRHPTWIMSWQADRTP; from the coding sequence ATGATCCGTCGACTGCGTGAGGGGGAAATGGACGAGCTGATTGCGCTATGGCTTGCCAGCACCATTCACGCCCACCCGTTTATCGCCGAAAGCTACTGGCGGGAAAGTGAGTCGATAGTCCGCAACGTTTATATCCCGCAGTCGCTGACCTGGGTAGATGAACAACACGGCAAAATTGTCGGCTTTGCGAGCGTGATCGACTCGCGCTTTCTCGGTGCGCTTTTCGTGGACGAGACCTTCTACGGCCTGGGCATCGGCAAGTCGCTGATTGAGCATACAAAAGCGAGTTTTCCAGCGCTAAGCCTCGAGGTTTATCAGAAAAACCAGCAGGCGGTGCATTTCTATCACCGCCGGGGCTTTCGCATTGAAGAAAGCGCCTGGCAGTCAGAAACGCGCCACCCGACGTGGATTATGAGCTGGCAGGCGGATCGAACGCCGTAA
- a CDS encoding molybdopterin guanine dinucleotide-containing S/N-oxide reductase encodes MQVETDGERVLASRGALDTGHENSLTLAVPDQVHSKARVQFPMARKGFLASPNAPQGVRGEDEYVRISWDEALTLIHQQHQRIRDAYGPASIFAGSYGWRSNGVLHKAATLLQRYMSLAGGYTGHLGDYSTGAAQAIMPYVVGSNEVYQQQTSWPLVLEHSDVVVFWSANPLNTLKIAWNASDEQGVQYLEQLKNSGKTVIAIDPMRSETIDFFGDKAQWIAPHMGTDVALMLGIAHTLARHGWHDADFLARCTSGYDKFADYLTGKIDGQPKNAEWASQICGVPVQVIEYLAQVFSANRTMLMSGWGMQRQQYGEQKHWMLVTLAAMLGQIGTPGGGFGLSYHFANGGNPTRRAAVPGSLQGLVAGGTDAVEKIPVARIVEALENPGGGYQHNGMERRFPDIRMLWWAGGGNFTHHQDTNRLIKAWQKPELVVISECFWTAAAKHADIVLPITTSFERNDMTMTGDYSNQHLVPMKQVVAPQAEARNDFDVFAELSELWELGGKARFTEEKNELQWLESLYDMAKQRGASQQITLPEFKDFWEANELIEMPVNEKLAEFIRFADFRRDPQEYPLKTPSGKIEIYSERIASFGYADCPPHPTWLAPDEWQGNAEKGQLQLLSSHPAHRLHSQLNYAALREKYAVAGREPLTLHPQDAAERGIADGDLVRVWNHRGQVLVGALVTDGIRPGVICIHEGAWPDLDSDRLCKNGAVNVLTLDIPTSRLANGCAANSSLVWVEKYQGKAPEVTAFDPPASS; translated from the coding sequence ATGCAGGTTGAGACCGACGGTGAACGAGTGCTGGCTTCCCGTGGAGCACTTGATACCGGGCACGAAAACTCCCTGACGCTGGCCGTTCCGGATCAGGTCCACAGCAAAGCACGGGTGCAGTTTCCGATGGCACGCAAAGGTTTTCTGGCCTCGCCGAATGCACCTCAGGGCGTGCGCGGCGAAGATGAGTACGTGCGTATCAGCTGGGACGAAGCGCTGACGCTTATCCATCAGCAGCACCAGCGGATTCGCGACGCTTATGGCCCCGCCTCGATTTTTGCCGGCTCTTACGGCTGGCGCTCCAACGGGGTGCTGCATAAGGCGGCGACCCTGCTTCAGCGTTATATGAGCCTGGCAGGCGGCTATACCGGTCATCTTGGGGATTACTCCACCGGCGCAGCGCAGGCGATCATGCCTTACGTTGTCGGCTCGAATGAGGTTTACCAGCAGCAGACCAGCTGGCCTTTGGTGCTTGAGCACAGCGATGTGGTGGTGTTCTGGAGCGCAAACCCGCTGAACACGCTGAAGATTGCATGGAACGCCAGCGACGAACAGGGTGTGCAGTACCTTGAGCAGCTGAAAAACAGCGGTAAAACGGTGATCGCCATCGATCCGATGCGATCGGAAACCATTGATTTCTTCGGTGATAAAGCCCAGTGGATTGCCCCGCACATGGGCACCGACGTGGCGCTGATGCTGGGCATCGCCCATACGCTGGCACGCCACGGCTGGCATGACGCCGATTTCCTGGCGCGCTGCACCTCTGGCTACGACAAATTCGCCGACTACCTGACGGGCAAAATCGACGGCCAGCCGAAAAATGCTGAATGGGCGTCGCAAATCTGCGGCGTGCCCGTACAGGTTATCGAGTATCTGGCCCAGGTCTTCAGCGCCAACCGCACAATGCTGATGTCCGGCTGGGGGATGCAGCGCCAGCAGTACGGTGAGCAGAAGCACTGGATGCTGGTGACGCTGGCGGCCATGCTGGGCCAGATCGGCACGCCCGGCGGTGGATTTGGCCTCTCTTACCACTTTGCCAACGGCGGTAACCCAACGCGGCGGGCGGCGGTGCCCGGTTCGCTACAGGGGCTGGTGGCGGGCGGCACGGACGCGGTAGAAAAAATCCCCGTGGCGCGCATTGTTGAGGCGCTGGAAAACCCCGGCGGCGGCTATCAGCACAACGGCATGGAAAGGCGCTTCCCGGACATCCGCATGCTGTGGTGGGCGGGTGGCGGCAACTTTACCCATCATCAGGACACCAACCGGCTGATAAAGGCATGGCAAAAGCCGGAGCTGGTAGTGATTTCCGAGTGCTTCTGGACGGCGGCAGCAAAGCACGCGGACATCGTGCTGCCGATTACCACCTCGTTCGAACGCAACGATATGACGATGACCGGCGACTACAGCAACCAGCACCTGGTGCCGATGAAGCAGGTTGTTGCCCCGCAGGCCGAGGCGCGCAATGATTTCGATGTGTTTGCGGAGTTAAGCGAGCTGTGGGAGCTGGGGGGCAAAGCACGGTTCACCGAGGAAAAAAACGAGCTGCAGTGGCTGGAAAGCCTTTACGATATGGCAAAACAGCGCGGAGCCTCGCAGCAGATTACGCTGCCGGAATTTAAAGATTTCTGGGAGGCTAACGAACTGATTGAAATGCCGGTCAATGAGAAATTAGCCGAATTCATTCGCTTCGCTGATTTCCGCCGCGATCCGCAGGAATATCCGCTCAAAACGCCGAGCGGAAAAATTGAGATTTACTCCGAGCGCATCGCAAGCTTTGGCTACGCAGACTGCCCGCCGCATCCTACCTGGCTTGCGCCCGATGAGTGGCAGGGCAATGCCGAAAAGGGCCAGCTTCAGCTGCTTTCATCCCACCCTGCGCACCGGCTGCACAGCCAGCTTAACTATGCCGCCCTGCGGGAAAAGTATGCGGTTGCCGGGCGCGAGCCGCTGACGCTGCATCCCCAGGATGCAGCGGAGCGGGGCATCGCTGACGGCGATTTAGTGCGGGTCTGGAATCATCGCGGGCAGGTGTTAGTCGGTGCCCTGGTAACTGACGGCATCAGGCCCGGCGTAATTTGCATTCATGAAGGGGCGTGGCCGGATCTGGATAGCGACCGCCTGTGTAAAAACGGCGCGGTGAACGTCCTGACGCTGGATATTCCGACGTCCAGGCTGGCAAACGGCTGTGCGGCCAATTCGTCGCTGGTATGGGTTGAGAAGTATCAGGGCAAAGCACCGGAGGTTACGGCGTTCGATCCGCCTGCCAGCTCATAA
- a CDS encoding autotransporter domain-containing protein — MIKKTSCSGRRVTLLTALVSWCLFCAPHAFAWQQEYVSDEAVGDAQDRYTWDSDRVPNYNDILAERILSSMPPEAQEGPSFTAGNDSAHTDASRLDVGWNIPVFGNVTTGPTAGYSWDGSSTNIYNEYGDSVVPSRYSDRLWHASVSTVGWRLDSSVGYVRPWAQVSYNHQYGDNLWKAQSGMRTNAASAQDTSWMDVTVGADMPIGKNVAAFASMSQAEGLSTGEAYLYNLGVSAKF, encoded by the coding sequence ATGATTAAAAAAACTTCATGCAGTGGTCGCCGTGTCACGCTTCTCACGGCGCTGGTTTCGTGGTGCCTGTTCTGTGCCCCTCATGCTTTTGCGTGGCAGCAAGAGTATGTTTCTGACGAAGCCGTGGGCGACGCTCAGGATCGTTATACGTGGGATAGCGACCGGGTGCCAAACTATAACGACATTCTTGCCGAACGCATTCTCTCTTCCATGCCACCGGAGGCTCAGGAAGGACCGTCATTTACTGCCGGAAACGACTCCGCGCATACCGATGCCAGCCGGCTGGACGTGGGCTGGAATATCCCTGTTTTTGGCAATGTTACCACCGGGCCGACCGCTGGCTACAGCTGGGATGGCAGCTCGACGAATATTTATAACGAATACGGGGATAGCGTTGTGCCGTCACGCTACAGCGATCGGCTATGGCACGCCAGCGTCTCCACCGTGGGCTGGCGGCTCGACTCGTCCGTCGGCTATGTTCGCCCCTGGGCGCAGGTCAGCTATAACCATCAGTATGGCGATAACCTCTGGAAAGCACAGTCAGGGATGCGCACCAACGCCGCCAGCGCGCAGGACACCAGCTGGATGGACGTCACCGTCGGCGCTGACATGCCGATCGGGAAGAACGTTGCCGCCTTTGCCTCTATGTCGCAGGCCGAAGGGTTATCCACCGGCGAGGCCTATCTCTATAACCTTGGGGTAAGCGCGAAGTTTTGA
- the ghrB gene encoding glyoxylate/hydroxypyruvate reductase GhrB, with the protein MKPPVILYKKLPDDLLARLENHFSVTRVSDLSPETVVQNADAFANAVGMLGSSEKVDKAFLEHTPKLRASSTISVGYDNFDVDALTSRGIVLMHTPTVLTETVADTMMTLVLSTARRAVEVAERVKAGEWQGSIGPDWFGIDVHHKTLGILGMGRIGLALAQRAHFGFSMPVLYNARRHHKEAEERFDARYCDLDTLLAESDFVCISLPLTEETHHMIGAAQLAKMKPSAILINAGRGPVVDEQALIQALKDGTIHAAGLDVFEQEPLPANSELLKMANVVALPHIGSATHETRYNMAACAVDNLIAALTGEVKENCVNPQVLK; encoded by the coding sequence ATGAAGCCGCCCGTCATCCTCTACAAAAAGCTCCCTGACGACCTGCTTGCCCGCCTCGAAAACCATTTTTCCGTCACCAGAGTCAGTGATTTAAGCCCGGAAACGGTAGTGCAAAACGCCGATGCCTTCGCCAATGCCGTCGGCATGCTTGGCTCCAGCGAGAAGGTCGACAAAGCCTTTCTTGAGCACACGCCGAAACTGCGCGCCTCCTCAACTATTTCCGTCGGCTATGACAATTTTGACGTGGACGCTTTGACCAGCCGCGGCATCGTGCTGATGCACACCCCGACCGTGCTGACCGAAACGGTAGCGGATACGATGATGACCCTGGTGCTGTCCACGGCCCGTCGCGCGGTGGAAGTAGCGGAACGAGTGAAAGCAGGGGAATGGCAGGGGAGCATCGGCCCGGACTGGTTTGGCATCGACGTACACCATAAAACGCTGGGGATTCTGGGCATGGGCCGCATCGGCCTGGCGTTGGCCCAGCGCGCGCACTTCGGCTTCAGCATGCCGGTTCTGTACAACGCCCGCCGCCATCACAAAGAAGCGGAAGAACGCTTCGACGCCCGCTACTGCGACCTCGATACCCTGCTGGCGGAGTCCGATTTCGTCTGCATCTCCCTGCCGCTGACCGAAGAAACGCATCACATGATTGGCGCGGCGCAGCTGGCAAAAATGAAGCCATCGGCAATTCTGATTAACGCAGGACGCGGCCCGGTCGTCGACGAGCAGGCTCTGATTCAGGCGCTGAAAGACGGCACGATTCATGCCGCAGGCCTGGACGTGTTCGAGCAGGAGCCGCTTCCGGCTAATTCTGAACTGCTGAAAATGGCAAACGTCGTCGCCCTGCCGCACATCGGCTCCGCAACGCACGAAACGCGCTACAACATGGCGGCCTGCGCGGTGGATAACCTGATTGCGGCGCTGACGGGGGAAGTGAAAGAGAACTGCGTGAACCCGCAGGTGCTGAAGTAA
- a CDS encoding LacI family DNA-binding transcriptional regulator → MNGKAARPTISDVAKAAKTGKTSVSRYLNGEQSALSDDLRTRIENAIAELSYRPSQMARGLKRGRTRLIGLIIADITNPYSVDVLSGIEAACREKGFTPLVCNTNNEVDQELHYLDLLRSYQVEGIVVNAVGMREEGLNRLQQSALPMVLIDRKIPDFACDVVGLDNIQAATTATEHLVEQGFEAILFLSEPLGMVNTRRERLRAFRSTVTRYPGIVAENAEIPLHEADLMDNTLRQFHTQHRGMRKAVISANGALTLQVARSMRRIGLHWGSDIGLLGFDELEWAELAGVGITTLKQPTWQIGYAALEQVVNRIDGAADSVREQVFSGELIVRGSTAR, encoded by the coding sequence ATGAACGGCAAGGCCGCGCGCCCCACGATTAGCGATGTCGCGAAAGCGGCAAAAACCGGTAAAACCAGCGTTTCCCGCTATCTGAACGGCGAACAGAGCGCACTGTCCGACGATCTCCGCACCCGCATTGAAAACGCCATTGCCGAACTCAGCTATCGCCCAAGCCAGATGGCCCGCGGCCTGAAGCGTGGACGCACGCGCCTGATTGGCCTGATCATCGCCGATATCACCAACCCCTACTCCGTTGACGTGCTTAGCGGCATCGAGGCCGCATGCCGCGAAAAGGGCTTTACCCCGCTGGTCTGCAATACCAACAACGAAGTGGACCAGGAGCTGCATTACCTGGATTTACTGCGCAGCTATCAGGTTGAAGGTATCGTGGTGAACGCCGTAGGGATGCGCGAAGAGGGGTTGAACCGCCTGCAGCAATCAGCCCTGCCCATGGTGCTGATAGACCGTAAAATTCCTGATTTCGCCTGCGATGTAGTCGGGCTGGACAATATTCAGGCCGCCACCACCGCCACCGAGCATCTCGTGGAGCAGGGCTTTGAAGCGATTCTGTTTTTAAGCGAGCCGCTGGGCATGGTTAATACACGCCGTGAACGGCTGCGCGCATTTCGCAGCACCGTCACCCGCTATCCCGGCATCGTGGCTGAAAACGCCGAAATTCCCCTGCACGAAGCCGACCTGATGGACAACACCCTGCGCCAGTTCCACACGCAGCATCGCGGCATGCGCAAAGCGGTGATTTCTGCCAACGGCGCGCTTACCCTGCAGGTCGCCCGCTCTATGCGCCGCATTGGCCTGCACTGGGGCAGCGATATTGGCCTGCTGGGTTTCGACGAGCTGGAGTGGGCGGAGCTGGCGGGCGTGGGCATCACCACCCTCAAACAGCCCACCTGGCAGATTGGCTATGCCGCACTCGAGCAGGTCGTCAACCGCATCGACGGCGCGGCGGACAGCGTGCGTGAACAGGTCTTTTCCGGTGAACTGATCGTCCGCGGCTCCACCGCCCGCTAA
- a CDS encoding OmpA family lipoprotein, with protein sequence MNKSVMIAALVCGTLAVSGCTTNPYTGEREVAKSGIGAGIGSLVGAGVGALSSSKKDRGKGALIGAAAGAALGGGVGYYMDVQEAKLRQKLQGTGVSVTRNGDNIVLNMPNNVTFDSSSATLKPAGANTLTGVAMVLKEYPKTAVNVVGYTDSSGSNELNMRLSQQRADGVGSALITQGVEASRVRTTGAGPSNPIASNSTAEGKAQNRRVEITLSPLA encoded by the coding sequence ATGAATAAAAGCGTCATGATCGCCGCCCTGGTTTGCGGCACGTTAGCAGTTTCAGGCTGTACCACTAACCCTTATACCGGTGAACGAGAAGTGGCTAAATCCGGCATCGGCGCAGGTATCGGCTCGCTGGTAGGCGCAGGCGTGGGAGCCCTCTCTTCTTCCAAGAAAGACCGCGGCAAAGGCGCACTGATTGGTGCTGCAGCGGGCGCAGCACTTGGCGGCGGTGTGGGTTACTACATGGACGTGCAGGAAGCGAAACTTCGCCAGAAACTGCAGGGAACGGGCGTGAGCGTGACGCGTAATGGCGATAACATCGTGCTGAACATGCCAAACAACGTTACCTTCGACAGCAGCAGCGCAACCCTGAAACCGGCGGGTGCCAATACCCTCACCGGCGTGGCGATGGTGCTGAAAGAGTACCCAAAAACTGCGGTTAACGTGGTGGGCTACACCGACAGCTCCGGCAGCAACGAGCTGAACATGAGGCTGTCTCAGCAGCGTGCGGACGGCGTGGGCAGCGCGCTTATCACCCAGGGCGTTGAAGCAAGCCGCGTGCGCACCACAGGCGCTGGCCCATCTAACCCAATCGCCAGCAATAGCACCGCCGAAGGCAAAGCTCAGAACCGTCGCGTAGAAATTACGCTGAGTCCTCTGGCTTAA
- a CDS encoding sugar phosphate isomerase/epimerase family protein produces the protein MPRKIIVVTAAYGHDRVASLGGQQALLPIIASAGADGVEIRRELLSNIQLDALPELAKQVAGHNLEACYSAPEPLFAEDSKLNPLIPSLLLEAHQLNARWLKLSLGDFRGSQQFSLLQQWLAQSDVALVVENDQTACGKLAPMQRFQSACRVLNMPVTLTFDMANWLWVEESPEAAARELASSISYVHVKAAIPHHYHYRAIALDDADPRWLALLKQLPSDVPRGIEFPLEGRDLVAVTRHYVNLLREE, from the coding sequence ATGCCGCGTAAAATTATTGTCGTTACCGCCGCCTATGGCCATGACCGCGTTGCCTCCCTTGGCGGCCAGCAGGCGCTGCTGCCCATTATCGCCAGCGCCGGTGCGGACGGAGTGGAAATCCGCCGCGAACTGTTAAGCAATATCCAGCTCGATGCCCTGCCGGAGCTGGCGAAACAGGTAGCCGGGCACAATCTGGAAGCCTGCTACTCCGCGCCGGAGCCGCTGTTTGCCGAGGACAGTAAGCTTAACCCCCTCATTCCTTCCCTGCTGCTCGAAGCCCACCAGCTCAACGCCCGCTGGCTGAAGCTCTCGCTCGGGGATTTTCGCGGCAGCCAGCAGTTTTCTTTGCTGCAGCAGTGGCTCGCCCAAAGCGACGTTGCGCTGGTTGTCGAAAACGATCAGACCGCCTGCGGCAAACTGGCCCCGATGCAGCGCTTCCAGTCCGCCTGCCGCGTGCTGAATATGCCGGTAACGCTGACCTTTGATATGGCGAACTGGTTGTGGGTGGAAGAATCCCCTGAAGCGGCGGCCCGCGAGCTGGCCTCCTCCATCAGCTACGTTCACGTTAAGGCGGCGATCCCGCACCATTACCACTACCGCGCCATTGCGCTGGATGATGCCGACCCGCGCTGGCTGGCGCTGCTTAAACAGCTGCCGTCGGACGTGCCGCGAGGCATTGAATTCCCGCTGGAAGGCCGCGACCTGGTGGCCGTGACCCGCCACTACGTCAACCTGTTACGCGAGGAGTAA